The Streptomyces sp. V4I8 genome includes the window CGACCGCGCGATGACGGAGTCGTCCGCCGACCGCGACCTGACCGACGACGCCCTGCGCGCCGCCGAGCTGGAGGCGGAGGAACGGGCGGCGGCCTTCGTCGAACAACACCTCGGCGACTCCGAATCGACGGTGGCCTAGGGCTGGGAGGCAGCGTGAGACCGGACGACCGCCGGGCACACCGGGAGCACGGGGACCACCGGGACGGCCAGGGAGGCATCCCCGACGGCCTGCTCATCGGCATACTCGCCTTCCTCCTCGGCATGACCCTGCTGGTCTGGACGGCCACGGGCCTGTCAGCCCTGTTCGCGCACGGCTCCTGGCCCTCCGGCGTCACCTTCGCCCACACGCCCCTGGCCATGCGCTCCCTGATCGCACAGCCCCACGACATCCCGGGCGCGTGGCCGGAGACACCGAGCGACCAGCTCTCCGGGTACGGCCTGTTCTGGGGGCTCTTCATCGGCCAGCTGATGGCCCTGATCGTGCTGACCGTGTTCGTGCTGGGGACAGTGGCACGGTGGCGGGCGGTCAGGGCGGGGCGGCGCGTGGGTAAGACGGAGGGCGTGGGAAAGGCGAAGGACGCGGGAGAGTCAGGGACTGCGGAAGCACCGGGACCGATAGCGCACGAGGTCCCCGCACCGCACGTCGTACCCGCCCCCAGAACGGAACCGGAGCCGCAGCCCCAGAGGCAGCCGCAGCCGCAGCCGACGGGGCAGTCCGATGCCCACCTGCCGACGACGGACACCCCAGGCAGGGCACTCGGCGAACCGGCGTGGGACAGACTTGTCGTAGCCCCGAGGGAAAGCCGCCACACAACCGCAACGCAGGCCGTACACGACGCGGAAGGCCCCACCCTCGTAGTCACGTCGAACCCGGCCCTCTGGCAGGACACGAAGGACGCCCGCGCGAAACTGGGCCCGGTCCTCCTCTACGACCCCACCCACCTCTGCGACACCCCGGCCCGCCTCCACTGGTCCCCCACCACAGGCTGCGAGGACAAACAAACCGCGGTCTCCAGAGCCACCGCACTCCTGACCCCGGTCCGCCCCACCTCCCGCCTCGACCAGGCGGTCAGCGACACCGCCGAAACACTCCTGCGCAGCTACCTCCACGCCGCGGCCATCGACGGCCGCACCGTCCGCCACGTCCACCGCTGGTCCCAGGGCGGCCAGATCCAGGACGCCGTACGCATCCTCCGTACGAACCCGAAGGCGGCCCCGGGCGCGGCCGGCGAACTCGAAGCCGCCCTCACGGCCCACCCCGAACGCCGTGACATGGCCCAGGAGTTGACCACCAGGGCCCTCTCGGCGCTCTCCACGGTCAACATCCGGGAGTCATGCACTCCAAACCGAACTGATGCCCTCACCTTGGATTCCTTCGTGCATGAAGGGGGCACGCTTTATGTGGTGGGTGAATCCATCGAGGACCCCCGAGCCAACCCGGGCGCCATGCCACTCCTGACGGCCCTCGCCGCAAGCGTGGTCGAGCGCGGCCGGCGCATGGCCGAACGGTCATCCTCCGGTCGCCTCGACCCACCACTGACGCTCGTCCTGGACGACGTCGCCGCCGTGGCTCCGCTTCCCCAGCTGCCGGAGCTGCTGGCCACCGGAGCGGACCGGGGCATGCCGGCCCTGGCCCTGCTCCGGTCCCGGGAACAGGCCCGCTCCCGCTGGCCGCACGACGAACTCCCGGTCTAGGCCGACCAGTTACCGGCCCGGCCCCCTCACGCCCTCACGGCCGCTCGATGACGAACTCCCACTCGGACTCCGCCGACTGCCCGGCAAGCGGCACCGAGAGCCCACTCGGCACGAACCCCACCTTCCGGTAGAACCGCTGCGCCCGCCCGTTGTCCTCGTGCACGATCAGCCGCACCCGCTCCGCGCCCCGCGACCACGCCCACTCCAGGCCGGCGTCGAAGAGCACATCGGTCAGCCCGCTCCCCCGCTCCTCGGGCCGCACGAACACACCGACCACATGCCCCTGCTTCCGCTCCACCGGAAACCCGGCCCAGTCGGTCGTCCCCGGCTCCTCGACCAGCACGGTCAACGTCCCGACCCACCCGCCGTCCGGGCCCTCGGCGATGATCTGCTGCGCCCCGTCGGCCCCCTCACAGGCCCCGGCGGCCCGCTCCTGCCAGAAGGAGTCGGGCCGGGCCACGGCCTGCTCGTAGGTCTCCAGAAACGCCAGCGGCGCGACCGGATCCCGCAGCGCGGCAAGCCGCAACTCCTTAGCGGCGGGCCACTCGTCGGCACGTATCGACCGGATGACGTAGGCCCCGGGGTTCGTGGTGCTCATGGCCGCCACCGTAGTACCTGGGTACGACATCGCTCACCCGGAATACGCCCTG containing:
- a CDS encoding type IV secretory system conjugative DNA transfer family protein, coding for MRPDDRRAHREHGDHRDGQGGIPDGLLIGILAFLLGMTLLVWTATGLSALFAHGSWPSGVTFAHTPLAMRSLIAQPHDIPGAWPETPSDQLSGYGLFWGLFIGQLMALIVLTVFVLGTVARWRAVRAGRRVGKTEGVGKAKDAGESGTAEAPGPIAHEVPAPHVVPAPRTEPEPQPQRQPQPQPTGQSDAHLPTTDTPGRALGEPAWDRLVVAPRESRHTTATQAVHDAEGPTLVVTSNPALWQDTKDARAKLGPVLLYDPTHLCDTPARLHWSPTTGCEDKQTAVSRATALLTPVRPTSRLDQAVSDTAETLLRSYLHAAAIDGRTVRHVHRWSQGGQIQDAVRILRTNPKAAPGAAGELEAALTAHPERRDMAQELTTRALSALSTVNIRESCTPNRTDALTLDSFVHEGGTLYVVGESIEDPRANPGAMPLLTALAASVVERGRRMAERSSSGRLDPPLTLVLDDVAAVAPLPQLPELLATGADRGMPALALLRSREQARSRWPHDELPV
- a CDS encoding GNAT family N-acetyltransferase — translated: MSTTNPGAYVIRSIRADEWPAAKELRLAALRDPVAPLAFLETYEQAVARPDSFWQERAAGACEGADGAQQIIAEGPDGGWVGTLTVLVEEPGTTDWAGFPVERKQGHVVGVFVRPEERGSGLTDVLFDAGLEWAWSRGAERVRLIVHEDNGRAQRFYRKVGFVPSGLSVPLAGQSAESEWEFVIERP